A single window of Brachyhypopomus gauderio isolate BG-103 chromosome 21, BGAUD_0.2, whole genome shotgun sequence DNA harbors:
- the edn3b gene encoding endothelin-3b — protein sequence MENMSFSVRLLMILGLVNVFTQGTSSFGSGQAQNVQLQTSELSSRRSRAADVLVGKESRARERSKRCTCFSYRDKECVYYCHLDIIWINTPERTVPYGLSSYRSSQRIRRASGIPEVIRQRCTCRNHSDTQCHDFCKARHIHQRTSLTDLQTEHQREHREDESPGLTPLLFAYKISRLH from the exons ATGGAAAATATGTCTTTTAGCGTCCGTCTTTTAATGATACTGGGTTTGGTAAACGTTTTCACACAAG GAACGTCATCGTTCGGATCAGGACAAGCGCAAAACGTGCAGCTGCAGACATCTGAACTCTCCTCCCGTCGGTCCAGAGCTGCAGACGTTCTGGTCGGAAAAGAGTCTCGAGCGCGCGAAAGATCCAAGCGCTGCACGTGCTTCTCCTACAGGGACAAGGAGTGTGTCTATTACTGTCACTTGGACATCATCTGGATCAACACACCCGA GCGAACAGTTCCTTATGGCTTGTCAAGCTACCGCAGCTCTCAGCGAATCAGGCGTGCAAGTGGCATACCGGAGGTGATACGTCAGCGCTGCACCTGCAGGAACCACAGTGACACACAATGTCATGACTTCTGTAAAGCAAGACACATTCACCAAAGGACAAGTTTGACCG ATCTCCAGACAGAACATCAGAGGGAGCACAGAGAAGATGAATCTCCTGGCCTTACTCCACTGCTCTTTGCCTATAAGATCAGTAGACTACACTGA